The segment GTTGGGAAAACCATGGGATTTAGGCCACACATGCTCACGGTTCCATGCGTCGTTATAGGTTCCTCCAAACTGTTCATAATTGTATGTGGATCCGTGATCCTGGTAATCTTCATGTTGGGAACGACCGGTATAGAGGAGGATGACATTCTGTGGGTTCAGAGGGTCTTCATCAGTATCCTGAAGTGCCGTATAAACTGCACTGTACGAAATGCGCGTGTGTCCCCGAATGATCGTATGAAGTGTGTGTTTCAGTTCTTCACCGGTTTTACCTTCCGTGCCGGCATAATATCCTTCAGGGATGGCCGCTGAGAGGAGAGAGGCTGAGAGAAATACGAATGTTAATATCTTGTGCAATGTCTTTCCTATATTAAATTATATATTTCTTGTAATGTACAGAAATTATGGAAAAATTCAAATGA is part of the Candidatus Neomarinimicrobiota bacterium genome and harbors:
- a CDS encoding endonuclease, translating into MGKTLHKILTFVFLSASLLSAAIPEGYYAGTEGKTGEELKHTLHTIIRGHTRISYSAVYTALQDTDEDPLNPQNVILLYTGRSQHEDYQDHGSTYNYEQFGGTYNDAWNREHVWPKSHGFPN